The following are encoded together in the Bacillus sp. NP157 genome:
- the thrC gene encoding threonine synthase yields the protein MRYVSTRGGAAPASLSSAIAAGLAPDGGLYVPESMPRVGKLAPGGYLASTAAAMLAPFFDGDALADELDAICAEAFAHPAPRRELRIDGAHVLELFHGPTAAFKDFGARFLAACITRLRRDAERPLTILVATSGDTGAAVGAAFHGLEGVRVAILYPDNRVSPRQAHQLGSFGGNVRALRVEGSFDDCQRLVKAALGDATLQADVPMSSANSISLGRLLPQMAYFGHAALHASDGPMNVIVPTGNLGNAVACLWARTIGLPIGDVVFACNANDTLPEFFAGQPYRARDAIATIANAMDVGAPSNFERLSHLFGGEDEARLNGSAHGVDDACIRDVIRRHAANDGEVFCPHTATAMRVFEQRRMAGDMRAWTMAATAHPAKFDTIVEPLIGRDVEVPEALAAMLSREATADPLAADHRLFADWLRSWH from the coding sequence ATGCGCTATGTGAGTACGCGCGGCGGTGCCGCGCCGGCCAGTCTTTCCTCCGCCATCGCCGCCGGCCTTGCGCCCGATGGCGGCCTCTACGTTCCCGAATCGATGCCGCGTGTCGGCAAGCTCGCGCCGGGTGGCTACCTCGCCAGCACGGCGGCGGCGATGCTTGCGCCCTTCTTCGATGGCGACGCGCTCGCCGACGAACTCGACGCGATCTGCGCGGAAGCCTTCGCGCATCCGGCGCCGCGCCGTGAACTGCGCATCGACGGTGCGCACGTGCTCGAACTGTTCCATGGACCCACGGCGGCGTTCAAGGATTTCGGCGCGCGTTTCCTCGCGGCCTGCATCACCCGCCTGCGCCGCGACGCCGAGCGTCCGCTGACCATCCTGGTGGCGACCTCCGGCGACACCGGTGCGGCCGTCGGCGCGGCATTCCACGGCCTGGAGGGTGTGCGCGTCGCCATCCTCTACCCCGACAACCGCGTGTCGCCGCGCCAGGCCCACCAGCTCGGCAGCTTCGGCGGCAACGTGCGCGCGCTACGCGTGGAAGGCAGCTTCGACGACTGCCAGCGGCTGGTCAAAGCCGCGCTGGGCGATGCCACGCTGCAGGCCGACGTGCCGATGTCGTCGGCGAACAGCATCAGCCTCGGCCGCCTGCTGCCGCAGATGGCGTATTTCGGCCACGCGGCGCTGCACGCCAGCGACGGCCCGATGAACGTGATCGTGCCGACCGGTAACCTCGGCAACGCCGTCGCCTGCCTGTGGGCACGGACGATCGGCCTGCCGATCGGCGACGTCGTCTTCGCCTGCAATGCCAACGACACGCTGCCCGAGTTCTTCGCCGGGCAGCCCTACCGCGCACGTGATGCGATCGCCACCATCGCCAACGCGATGGATGTCGGCGCGCCGAGCAACTTCGAACGGCTGAGCCATCTGTTCGGTGGGGAAGACGAGGCACGCCTCAACGGCAGCGCACACGGTGTCGACGACGCCTGCATCCGCGATGTCATCCGCCGGCACGCCGCCAACGATGGCGAAGTGTTCTGCCCGCACACCGCCACGGCCATGCGCGTGTTCGAACAACGCCGCATGGCGGGCGACATGCGCGCATGGACGATGGCCGCGACGGCGCACCCGGCGAAGTTCGACACCATCGTCGAGCCACTGATCGGACGCGACGTCGAGGTACCCGAAGCGCTGGCCGCGATGCTGTCGCGCGAAGCGACGGCCGACCCCCTGGCCGCCGACCACCGCCTGTTCGCCGACTGGCTCCGCAGCTGGCACTAA
- a CDS encoding homoserine kinase, which translates to MRMLKEDTSPLAHADVAVAEAYASVGNVGIGFDILGHCVEGAGDRAEVRRIPGRGVRIAAIHGVVTDLPLDAAGNTAGAALLSMQRALDLPFGFELTLHKGIALGSGMGGSAASCVAAVVAANALLDAPLPREALYPFAMDGEVVASGSRHGDNLGPMLLGGLVLATDRRLVRIPVPAEWHCALVHPHVVLETRKARAALAGHYALGEFVAQSANLALVLAGCYRGDASLVREGLADVLVEPRRAPLIPGFAQVKQAALDHGALGASISGAGPSVFGWFEDRAAAVAAAHDMQAAFRTAGHASDALVAPVDGPAARVV; encoded by the coding sequence ATGCGCATGCTGAAAGAAGACACCTCGCCCCTCGCCCACGCGGACGTCGCCGTGGCCGAGGCCTATGCCAGCGTCGGCAACGTCGGCATCGGGTTCGACATCCTCGGCCATTGCGTCGAAGGTGCCGGCGACCGTGCCGAAGTCCGCCGCATCCCCGGGCGTGGCGTCCGCATCGCGGCCATCCACGGCGTGGTGACCGACCTGCCGCTCGACGCGGCCGGGAACACCGCGGGCGCCGCACTGCTGTCGATGCAGCGCGCGCTCGACCTGCCCTTCGGCTTCGAACTCACCCTGCACAAGGGCATCGCGCTCGGCTCGGGCATGGGCGGCTCCGCCGCGTCGTGCGTGGCCGCCGTGGTCGCCGCCAACGCGCTGCTCGATGCGCCGTTGCCGCGGGAAGCGCTCTACCCGTTCGCGATGGACGGCGAAGTGGTGGCCAGCGGCAGCCGGCATGGCGATAACCTCGGCCCGATGCTGCTCGGTGGGCTGGTGCTGGCCACGGATCGCCGCCTCGTGCGCATCCCCGTGCCGGCGGAATGGCATTGCGCGCTGGTCCATCCGCACGTCGTGCTGGAAACCCGCAAGGCACGCGCGGCATTGGCCGGCCATTACGCGCTGGGCGAATTCGTCGCGCAGAGTGCCAACCTGGCCCTGGTCCTCGCCGGCTGCTATCGCGGCGATGCATCGCTCGTCCGCGAAGGCCTTGCCGACGTGCTCGTCGAACCGCGCCGGGCGCCGCTGATCCCCGGTTTCGCGCAGGTGAAGCAGGCGGCACTCGACCATGGCGCGCTCGGCGCCAGCATCTCCGGCGCCGGCCCCAGCGTGTTCGGCTGGTTCGAAGACCGCGCGGCCGCCGTGGCCGCGGCGCATGACATGCAGGCCGCGTTCCGCACCGCCGGCCACGCCAGCGACGCCCTCGTGGCACCGGTCGACGGCCCCGCGGCGCGGGTGGTGTGA
- a CDS encoding bifunctional 2',3'-cyclic-nucleotide 2'-phosphodiesterase/3'-nucleotidase has product MFKPLALASLSAALLAACASTPADHAGKAAARASNGMTLDLAILETTDVHSNILSYDYYKQKDDPSLGYERVATLIRQARKEFPNTVLFDSGDTIQGSVLADYQALVKPIGCDTELGIYAAMDSVGYDGGTAGNHEFNYGLPFLAQVTNTAMNVDGVTPKQCAGPKFPLVLSNVYSARDNQPIFKPWTIVTKTVNAKDANGKDVPTTLRIAIVGFTPPPILDWDKRNLQGKVTVTGVVEAAQKYMPEIQAQHPDLVVAILHGGLNTAPYTPQMENGGWYLAGVPGIDALLLGHSHTEFPGPRYAGMKDVDAKRGIVRGVPAVMGGFFGKDLGVINLSLTREGDRWVVQKDKSHSEVRPICPKKNECVAADPTIAPIVKEAHDAAIAYVNTPIGATDHQLSSYFADEGNMSALAIVNAAQIDYARDELARSRPDLKDVPVISAASAFRTGFGGPDDYTDVAKGPMTIRNAADLYFYPNTLAAVKIDGAGVKAWLEKSATRFNQIDPSKDGEQALTGKLVPYNFDQMQGGLTYTIDISKPEGQRIGNLRYKGKPVKDGQPFIVVTNSYRANGGGEFPGMNGDSVVLNAPDGNREVVIKWIQAKKTVTAKDVDKRSWSFVPVKTKGPVTFTAASGKEDIAKALGLHITQLKDNGDGTAVYAIDLSKR; this is encoded by the coding sequence ATGTTCAAGCCCCTCGCGCTGGCCTCGCTTTCGGCCGCCCTGCTTGCTGCGTGCGCCAGCACGCCCGCCGACCACGCCGGCAAGGCCGCCGCCCGCGCCAGCAACGGCATGACGCTCGACCTCGCGATCCTCGAGACCACCGACGTCCACTCGAACATCCTCTCGTACGACTACTACAAGCAGAAGGACGACCCGTCGCTCGGTTACGAGCGGGTCGCCACGCTGATCCGCCAGGCACGCAAGGAATTCCCGAACACCGTGCTGTTCGACAGCGGCGACACCATCCAGGGCAGCGTGCTCGCCGACTACCAGGCGCTGGTGAAGCCGATCGGCTGCGACACCGAGCTGGGCATCTACGCCGCGATGGACAGCGTCGGTTACGACGGCGGCACGGCCGGCAACCACGAGTTCAACTACGGCCTGCCGTTCCTCGCCCAGGTGACCAACACCGCGATGAACGTCGATGGCGTCACCCCGAAGCAGTGCGCTGGCCCGAAGTTCCCGCTGGTGCTGTCGAACGTCTACAGCGCGCGTGACAACCAGCCGATCTTCAAGCCGTGGACCATCGTCACCAAGACGGTCAACGCGAAGGATGCGAACGGCAAGGACGTGCCGACCACCCTGCGCATCGCGATCGTCGGCTTCACCCCGCCGCCGATCCTGGACTGGGACAAGCGCAACCTGCAGGGCAAGGTCACCGTGACCGGCGTGGTCGAAGCCGCGCAGAAATACATGCCCGAGATCCAGGCACAGCACCCCGACCTCGTCGTCGCGATCCTGCACGGTGGCCTGAACACGGCGCCGTACACGCCGCAGATGGAGAACGGTGGCTGGTACCTCGCCGGCGTGCCGGGCATCGACGCGCTGCTGCTCGGCCATTCGCACACCGAATTCCCCGGGCCGCGCTACGCCGGCATGAAGGACGTGGACGCGAAGCGCGGCATCGTCCGTGGCGTGCCCGCGGTGATGGGCGGCTTCTTCGGCAAGGACCTCGGCGTCATCAACCTTTCGCTCACGCGCGAGGGTGACCGCTGGGTGGTGCAGAAGGACAAGAGCCACAGCGAAGTGCGTCCGATCTGCCCGAAGAAAAACGAATGCGTGGCGGCGGACCCGACCATCGCGCCGATCGTGAAGGAAGCGCACGATGCCGCGATCGCCTACGTCAACACGCCGATCGGCGCGACCGACCACCAGCTGAGCAGCTACTTCGCCGACGAAGGCAACATGAGCGCGCTGGCCATCGTCAATGCGGCGCAGATCGACTACGCCCGCGACGAACTCGCCCGTTCGCGGCCGGACCTGAAGGACGTGCCAGTGATCTCCGCGGCGTCCGCCTTCCGCACCGGCTTCGGCGGCCCGGATGACTACACCGACGTCGCCAAAGGGCCGATGACGATCCGCAACGCGGCCGACCTGTACTTCTATCCGAACACGCTGGCGGCGGTGAAGATCGACGGCGCCGGCGTGAAGGCATGGCTGGAGAAGTCCGCGACGCGCTTCAACCAGATCGACCCGTCGAAGGACGGCGAGCAGGCACTCACCGGCAAGCTCGTGCCGTACAACTTCGACCAGATGCAGGGTGGCCTCACCTACACGATCGACATCAGCAAGCCGGAAGGCCAGCGCATCGGCAACCTGCGCTACAAGGGCAAGCCGGTGAAGGATGGCCAGCCCTTCATCGTCGTGACCAACAGCTACCGCGCCAACGGCGGCGGCGAGTTCCCGGGCATGAACGGTGATTCGGTGGTGCTCAACGCACCGGACGGCAACCGCGAAGTCGTCATCAAGTGGATCCAGGCGAAGAAGACGGTCACGGCGAAGGACGTCGACAAGCGCTCGTGGTCGTTCGTGCCGGTGAAGACGAAGGGCCCGGTGACGTTCACCGCCGCCTCCGGCAAGGAAGACATCGCCAAAGCCCTCGGCCTGCACATCACCCAGCTCAAGGACAACGGCGACGGCACGGCCGTCTACGCGATCGACCTGTCCAAACGGTAA
- a CDS encoding alkaline phosphatase family protein: MSLRRRLTALILLATALQAHAAHRVIVFVWDGMRPDAISEDDTPNLAALARQGTFFADNHATYPTFTMVNASSFATGSFPGTIGFFGNRFWAPGASGFDAKGVPSDFAAPIYTEDYAVLRALDDHWHHDLLQAPTLLERARKKGLKTAVVGKSGPAFLQDIHEGGTILDENVALPLAFAQKLAKAGFALPANTVHAYDPDHFHLEPDNGTPTAQLPLVTLKDGSTSDASDGAGAPPSASNAYLMKAFLEYILPVEKPDLSFVWLRNPDSTEHQYGVGSPNFHLALRAQDALLGELQAKLKALGMDGDTDLVIVSDHAHSNVAGPRDLFPLRQIADGRVGKPDGEWGFSVSGAIRLADEMSAAGFTAFDGFGCIYAPVMAGVRGDGTLLHPTRYDDDGRVCGKPGPYTTPSYKVPAELPKNAFVIAPNGGSEYLYLPSHDRALVGKAVRFLQSREMVGAIFVDARYGKIPGTLPLAAVHLANQRAPDIVASYDFDPDAMVQGFRGTVYTSMSNERGMHGSFSPVDVHNTLLMSGPDFRKNLRSELPSGNVDLAPTLAAVLGLDLAKADGRVLREGLEGRDDKGLSARPVDIATDAATGLDVRRVDGTPMGRSTYRFVLKTKQLTDNGKTYTYFDQARAERSP; encoded by the coding sequence ATGTCGCTGCGTCGCCGCCTGACCGCCCTGATCCTGCTTGCCACCGCGCTGCAAGCCCACGCCGCCCATCGGGTCATCGTCTTTGTCTGGGATGGCATGCGGCCCGACGCGATCAGCGAAGACGACACCCCGAACCTGGCCGCCCTGGCCCGGCAGGGCACGTTCTTCGCGGATAACCACGCGACGTATCCGACCTTCACGATGGTCAACGCATCGAGCTTCGCCACCGGTTCGTTCCCGGGCACGATCGGCTTCTTCGGCAACCGCTTCTGGGCGCCGGGGGCCAGTGGCTTCGACGCCAAGGGCGTGCCCAGCGACTTCGCGGCACCGATCTACACCGAAGACTACGCCGTGCTGCGTGCCCTCGACGACCACTGGCACCATGACCTGCTGCAGGCACCGACGCTGCTGGAACGTGCGCGGAAGAAGGGCCTGAAGACGGCCGTGGTGGGCAAGTCCGGCCCGGCGTTCCTGCAGGACATCCACGAGGGCGGCACCATCCTCGACGAGAACGTGGCGCTGCCGCTGGCGTTCGCCCAGAAGCTGGCGAAGGCCGGATTCGCGCTGCCCGCGAACACGGTGCATGCCTACGACCCCGACCACTTCCACCTGGAGCCGGACAACGGCACCCCGACCGCGCAGTTGCCGCTGGTGACGCTGAAGGATGGCAGCACGTCGGATGCTTCCGATGGTGCCGGCGCCCCGCCCAGTGCTTCCAATGCCTACCTGATGAAGGCCTTCCTCGAGTACATCTTGCCCGTGGAGAAGCCCGACCTCAGCTTCGTCTGGCTGCGCAACCCGGATTCGACCGAACACCAGTACGGCGTGGGCTCGCCCAATTTCCATCTCGCCCTGCGCGCGCAGGATGCGTTGCTCGGCGAGCTGCAGGCGAAGCTGAAGGCGCTCGGCATGGACGGCGATACCGACCTGGTCATCGTGTCGGACCATGCGCACAGCAACGTCGCCGGTCCCCGCGACCTGTTCCCGCTGCGCCAGATCGCCGATGGACGGGTCGGCAAGCCGGACGGCGAATGGGGCTTCTCGGTATCCGGCGCCATCCGCCTCGCCGACGAGATGAGCGCGGCGGGCTTCACCGCCTTCGACGGCTTCGGCTGCATCTACGCGCCGGTGATGGCCGGTGTCCGCGGTGACGGGACGCTGCTGCACCCGACGCGCTACGACGACGATGGGCGCGTCTGCGGCAAGCCCGGTCCGTATACGACGCCTTCGTACAAGGTGCCGGCCGAGCTGCCGAAGAATGCCTTCGTGATCGCGCCGAACGGCGGCAGCGAGTACCTCTACCTGCCCTCGCACGATCGCGCGCTGGTCGGGAAGGCCGTGCGTTTCCTGCAGTCGCGCGAGATGGTCGGTGCGATCTTCGTCGATGCGCGCTACGGCAAGATCCCCGGCACGCTACCGCTGGCCGCCGTGCATCTTGCGAACCAGCGCGCCCCGGACATCGTCGCCAGCTACGACTTCGATCCGGATGCCATGGTCCAGGGATTCCGCGGCACGGTGTACACCAGCATGAGCAACGAGCGCGGGATGCACGGCAGTTTCAGCCCGGTGGACGTGCACAACACGCTGCTGATGAGCGGCCCCGATTTCCGCAAAAACCTGCGCAGCGAACTGCCGAGCGGCAACGTCGACCTTGCGCCGACGCTGGCGGCGGTGCTCGGCCTGGACCTCGCCAAAGCAGACGGCCGGGTGCTGCGCGAAGGGCTCGAAGGGCGGGACGACAAGGGGCTGTCGGCAAGGCCCGTCGACATCGCGACCGATGCCGCCACGGGGCTGGACGTGCGCCGGGTGGACGGCACGCCGATGGGGCGAAGCACGTATCGGTTCGTGCTGAAGACCAAACAGCTGACCGATAACGGCAAGACGTATACGTACTTCGACCAGGCCAGGGCCGAGCGCAGCCCCTGA